GGCCTGCACTCCGTGCTCGAGCCGGCGGCATTCGGGGCGCCCGTGCTGTTCGGGCCCCGCCACGCCGCCAGCCGCGACGCGGTGATCCTGGTGGCGCAGGGCGCCGGCGTCAGCGCCCCCGATCGGACGGCCCTGGCCGCCGCCCTGCGGCGATGGATCGATTCACCCGACCGGCGGGCGGACGCGGGAGCCCGGGCGCGGCGCGTGATCGAGTCCGGCCTGGGAGCGGCCGAGCGGTCGGCGCGGCTGGTGGAGAGGTTGCTGGAGCGCTGATCGGCGGGCGGCACGGCGCTCTTCCCCCCCACCCCGCGGGTCCGTATGCTATTGCGCATCTACTATAGCAGGAGTGTGGTCGTGCGCTTCAACATCGTCTACACCACGTCGCTCGGCCTGCTCGCCGTGGTGAGCGCGGGGTGTGCATCGGGCGCGGGCAGCGCCGGTGGGGCTGCCTCGGTCCGGTCGGAGGCCGCAAGCGGCGCGCTCGGCCCCGCCATGCTTCAATGGTCGGGCAACTTCCGGGCCGTGCAGCAGGAGACCGGCACGTTCGGGGTTCGTGGCCGCAACACCGCGTCGGGAACGATCACCCTGGACGCTCCCGACCCCACCCAGACGCACGTCCGGATGCGCCTCTCGGTGCCCATCCAGGATCCCGTGCGCCTGCACTGGGCGTTGGCCTCCGGCGGCTGTGGATCGAACACGATCCCACTGATGGCGGTGGCCCAATTTCCGGAGCTCACGGTGAGCAACGGCGGCGGCGATCTGGACGTGGTGATGTCGATGCCGATGCCCACCACGGGCCGGTACCACGCGAACGTCTACAACAGCGGCACCCTGGGCCAGGACGAATCCGAAGTGCTGACCTGCGCCGAGCTCACGCTCCAGCAGCGCGGCTCCTGAGCGCGACGCCGGGCACGCCCCGCGGAGGGGCGCGCCCGGTGAACGCCGGAAAGCAAACGGGCGCATACCGAAAGTGGTATGCGCCCGTTTGATGTTGCGGCACTACGTCACGACGTGATCACCGACTGATCGCCCTCAATGGCGCGCGCCGGATCACGGGCGACGGCAATTCCATCATCCGGCCGCTGGGCAGAGGCAACGGCCTCCACGGCCCGGCCTGGTACGCGCTCAGCGCCAGCGCCAGACTCCGCCCAGGCGTGAACGAGCCCATGTTCATGTCCGGGAGCCCCACGCCGCCGTACGTGTAGACCGGCAGGTTGAGCGTTTCCAGCTCGGTGGCCGGAACCGGCAGATGTTTCAGGGTGCCGGGTTGGAGTTGATCCATGTGGCGGAGCGCGAAGAACCCGAACCCGTCGGTCGCATCCAACTCGACCTCGCGCTCGTACGTAATGTCCTGCAGGAAGGTCGCATCGCTGGCCGACGCCGTGATCGGCGGCAGATGCCCGCGGTTCACTCGCGTGTTGTTGATGAGCTGCGCCGCGAGGTTGCGATCGCCGCCCGTACGGATGAGCGCTTCGGCCTTGAGCAGATCGTTCTCCGCCGCCAGCGTGTACGGCATGGGGCCGAGGTTGCTCACGTTCGCCTGCCACGACACGCCGATATACCGCACGTGATAGTACGGGCTCTGCATGTAGATGCCGCGGCTGGCGCTACCCTGCACCTGGCGCGCGTACACGAAGTCGGTCTTGTCATCCGTGCCGGCCGTGTACGAGTTGACGTTGGTCAGGTCGGTTCCCAACCGGGCGTCCGCCGGTTGCTGCGGCGCCCACATGGCATCGTACCCGGCGGTGCCGCCCGCGGGGGCGCCGGTGTAACTGCTCGGCACGTTCGGGGCCATCTGATGGATCAACTTCAGATCGACCATCATCCAGCTGGGCAGGTCGAAGTAGTCCATGAACTCCGACCACCAGAGGTTGGCGTCGCCCACGACCGTGAAGTCGAACGGCGGGCCGGCCGAACCGGTGCCGATGCCCTTGTCGGCATACGCCAGCACCTTCGTCCAGTCCACCTTGGCGGCCTCGGCGGCCGTGCGCGGCGTGTACGCCAGGAGCTGCGCCGCCATCGTGTTGGCGTACCGATTGAGCATTTCAGCGGTCAGCCCACCCTGAGCCGGGAACTCGGTGGAGCTGTAGGTCCAGCTCTGGTTGGCCGTGAGCGCGATGAGCGCGTCGAGCTTGGTCTGCGCGAACGCGGAAACGGCGCTGTACGGCTGGAACGTCGGCGCGCCCTTGGTGGCGTCGAACGTCTCGTCCACCGCGAACGCCTTGTCGAAGACGAGCGCCAGCTGCATGAGCGAGCCGGCCTGCGCCCACAGGGCCAGTGCCTTGTACTTGTCGGTACCGTCGGGCAATTGCACGCCATTGGCGATGGCCTTCAACACGTCGTTGGCCTCGCCGAGCGTGGTGTACTGGTTGTCCCACGGCACCTGCGCTACCTCGATGTCGCCATTGGCGGCATCGTTGGCATACGGGATGCGCGGTTCGAGGTTGTTGAACCGTGCCCCGAAGTTGCCGTAGTTCATCGACATCAGGTCGCCGGTCACGTTCAGCATGACCCACGGATCGCGGGCCGTGCTGCCTGTGTACCACGAATTGATCGACGAGATCGCCAGATGCTCGACGTCGCTCGGATTGGCGATGGCGCGCGAGACGTCGGGATTGTTGGGGTTGGTGACGTTCAGATCGCGGCTGCAAGCGGTGCCAAGAATCAGCACCGCTCCGGCCAGCGCCGCCCCAACCGTTCTTTGAATGTGCATAGGTGTCAGCTCCATGGCTGGGCGGATGGTTAGAAGCGAATCTCCACCTGGCCGGTGATCGTCCGGAAAGGCGGATAGTTGAAGCCGTCGATCTTGTAGTTGAAATCGCTGCCCGCCGTCACGTCCGGATCGAACCCGCTGTACTTGGTCCAGGTGATCAGGTTGCGGCCGACGAGTGACAGCTTGAGTCCGCTGACACGACCGAGGCCGACCATGGGCAGGAATTTCGTGGGGACCTCGTACCCGGCCGACAGCTCGCCGAGCTTCAGATACGCGCCCGATTCCACGAAGTACTCATCGGCATTCAGGCCGTTGTAGAGGCCGCCCGAGAAGAACGCTTCCGCGACCTTCTGGTTGGCCGCCTTGCCGACCATGTCCATGACGCCGGCCCGCAGGTCCTGGAACGTCCACTGCTTGCTGAAGTTGTAGACGCTGCCGCCCACCTGGCCGTTGAAGGTCGCGTGAATGCTCAGCCGGCCGAGGCGGATATCGTTGTTGATACCGTAGCTCAGGCTGGGGTTCACGTTGCCGATGTTGAAGTTGCTGTTGCCGTTCTTGTCCACGTACAGGATCGGCGACTCGTTCGGCTGTCCGCGCTGCGACGCCAGAACGAGGAAGCCCAGCGGGTTGACCACGTAGTTGCTGGCCACGGCGCCCGCGTTCTTCGGATTGTCGAGAAGCTGCGCGAACGTGTGGACGAATTTCTGTCCGTAGATCAGGCCCAGCGGCTGCCCGGCCTGGTACCAGAACACGTTCTGTCCCTGCGCGCCGTTGGCCGACACGCGGAACGCCGCGCGGTTCATGGAGAGAATCTCCTGCGTGGTGTGATCGCCGGTGATCGACAGATCCCACGTCACGTTGCGGCGGTCGAGCAGCCGGGTCTGGAGCATGCCCTCCAGCGTCTTCGAGCCGATGTTGGCCGCGTTCTGCCACTGACTGTTGAACCCGCCAGACGCCGCCAACGAGAGCGGAACCTGGAGGAACGCGCCCTTGGTGAGGCGGTCGGCGTACGTCAGCTCGGCCGAGAACCGATCCAGGAAGTCGGCGTTGATGCCGTACTCGGTCTCGGTGAGGATCGCGGGATCCAGCTTCTTGTTGCCGAGGGTGTTCTTGCTGAAGTTGCCGTTCGAGATGCTGTACGTCTCGTACTGGTATTCATATCTCGGGCGCAGACCGGCGGTGCCGCGCGCCGCGTGAATCTTCAACTCCTGCACGCCCGGAATGTGGAAGTCCTGCGTGATGCGATAGGCGCCGGAGATCCGGTAGAAGTTGGACCACCGCGCCTGCGGTCCGAACAGCGACGATCCGTCGCGGCGATAGAGCCCGTCGAACAGGTAGCGATCCTTGAGGTCGATGGACTGCGACACCATGTAGTCGGTGGTCTTTTCCTGGTCGATGTACGAACCCACGTAAACCGACGACTGGGCCAATGCCGACAGGTCGGGCACGCCGTTCACGTTCAGTTGGCCGCCGCCGCCATTGAAATTGTTCCGGTCCACGTTCTCCATCTGGTACGCCACGCTCGTCGTGGACAGCAGGCTCCGCAAGAAGAGCTTCGTGGCCGTGGCTCGCACCTGGGAATTCCACGACACGTTATTGTCCCAATTCTTGCTCAGGTTGCCCTGGCCCGGCGTACCGCTGGTCCCGCTGAGCGTGCCACGCGGCGTGTAGTTCGTCTGGGTCTGGCTCAGGCGATCCGTGCCGTAGTTGGCTTCCAGCCGCAGCCAGTCGGTCGGGTGATAGCGGCCCGACACCGAGCCGAGCATGCGCTGGCGGTTGCCCTGGTACGAATTCGTGTACAGATCGTACAATGGGTTGCCGCGGGAGTTCGGGCTGGCCCACGACGGGAGCACCGGGTAGTACAACGTGGTGTCCGTGGGATCCGGGTGCGCCAGATCGATCATCGGCGGCGCCTGATACAGCGCGAACCACGCCTGGCTGTTGTTCACGTCCGGATTGTAGTCGTTGTCCTGGTTGCCGTACGTGATGCTGGCCGAGATGTCGGCGTTGTCGCCCACGCCCTGATCCACGTTCACGCGGGCGTTCTGCCGGAACTGGCCCTTCTTGAACGGCAGGATGCCGCCGTTGTGGTCGGAGCTGAACGACGCGTTGAAATTCGTGTTGGCGCGCCGCATGCCCAGCGAAACGTCGTTGTTGTAATAGTTGTTGTCGCTCAGCCAGGTCTGGAGCTGGTTACGGAAGCGATTGACCCCGCTCGACGGGAACGGCGTGTCGTCAAACCCCGACGTGTTGACCACCGGGTTGCCGCTGGCGTCCAGCTGGATGCTGCCGTCGGCGTTGAACTGGTCGCGCGTGCCCATGTTGACCGTCGGCCAGTGCGCGATGCCGGAAGTTCCGTATTCCGAGTGCGCCGTGACCGACAGGTGGCCCTCGGCCAGATCACGGCCCTGCTTGGTGGTGATGGCGATGACGCCGTTCGCGGCATTGGAGCCGTAGAACGACGCGCCCGCCGCGCCCTTGAGGATCTCGATCGACTCGATGCTCTGCGCGTCGATGTCGCTGATGCTCTCGGTGGTGATCACGCCGTCGATGATGATCAGCGGCGCGCTACAGCCCACCTGCAAGCAGGTCGACCCGCGGATGCGGATCGCGGGCGCGCCACCGGGATTGCCGACGCCGGCCGCCACCATCACGCCGGGCACCTTGCCCGCCAGCGCCAGCAGCGGGTTCGCGGCCGGCACGTCCTTCACCTGAGCCGAGGTGACCTGCGCCACCGTGAACGTGAGGTTCTTCTGGGACGTCGAATCGGCCACGCCCGTGGTCACGACCGCGTTCAACTGGAACGGGTCCGCCTTGAGGGAGAAGTCCAGCCGGTGCGACCCCGCGGACAGCACCACCGATTGCGTCTGCGGCGCATAGCCGATGTACCGCACGCTCACGGCGACCTGCTGGCCCTGGGCGTTCCGATCCGGGACCGTGATGGTGTAATTGCCGGCTTCAGTTGTGGTCGCGCCCAGCTTGAGCGCATTGATGAACACGCTGGCGCCCGGAATTGCGGTGCCATGCTCGTCCATCACTTTGCCGGTGACCACGGTGGACTGCCCCATCGCCTTCTGCGCCGTGAATGCTACCAGGCACGCGGCAACTACAGGGACAATCCATCCTCTCAGTCGATCCACCGTCATAATGTGGGTCCTCATCCAATTGGAGGGAGGGAGGGAAGGAGGGCGGGAGGACGTACAACCACCAGTCGCATAACGGCATGCAACCATCGAATTCAACCGGCGGGGT
This sequence is a window from Gemmatimonadaceae bacterium. Protein-coding genes within it:
- a CDS encoding SusC/RagA family TonB-linked outer membrane protein, which encodes MDRLRGWIVPVVAACLVAFTAQKAMGQSTVVTGKVMDEHGTAIPGASVFINALKLGATTTEAGNYTITVPDRNAQGQQVAVSVRYIGYAPQTQSVVLSAGSHRLDFSLKADPFQLNAVVTTGVADSTSQKNLTFTVAQVTSAQVKDVPAANPLLALAGKVPGVMVAAGVGNPGGAPAIRIRGSTCLQVGCSAPLIIIDGVITTESISDIDAQSIESIEILKGAAGASFYGSNAANGVIAITTKQGRDLAEGHLSVTAHSEYGTSGIAHWPTVNMGTRDQFNADGSIQLDASGNPVVNTSGFDDTPFPSSGVNRFRNQLQTWLSDNNYYNNDVSLGMRRANTNFNASFSSDHNGGILPFKKGQFRQNARVNVDQGVGDNADISASITYGNQDNDYNPDVNNSQAWFALYQAPPMIDLAHPDPTDTTLYYPVLPSWASPNSRGNPLYDLYTNSYQGNRQRMLGSVSGRYHPTDWLRLEANYGTDRLSQTQTNYTPRGTLSGTSGTPGQGNLSKNWDNNVSWNSQVRATATKLFLRSLLSTTSVAYQMENVDRNNFNGGGGQLNVNGVPDLSALAQSSVYVGSYIDQEKTTDYMVSQSIDLKDRYLFDGLYRRDGSSLFGPQARWSNFYRISGAYRITQDFHIPGVQELKIHAARGTAGLRPRYEYQYETYSISNGNFSKNTLGNKKLDPAILTETEYGINADFLDRFSAELTYADRLTKGAFLQVPLSLAASGGFNSQWQNAANIGSKTLEGMLQTRLLDRRNVTWDLSITGDHTTQEILSMNRAAFRVSANGAQGQNVFWYQAGQPLGLIYGQKFVHTFAQLLDNPKNAGAVASNYVVNPLGFLVLASQRGQPNESPILYVDKNGNSNFNIGNVNPSLSYGINNDIRLGRLSIHATFNGQVGGSVYNFSKQWTFQDLRAGVMDMVGKAANQKVAEAFFSGGLYNGLNADEYFVESGAYLKLGELSAGYEVPTKFLPMVGLGRVSGLKLSLVGRNLITWTKYSGFDPDVTAGSDFNYKIDGFNYPPFRTITGQVEIRF
- a CDS encoding RagB/SusD family nutrient uptake outer membrane protein, translating into MHIQRTVGAALAGAVLILGTACSRDLNVTNPNNPDVSRAIANPSDVEHLAISSINSWYTGSTARDPWVMLNVTGDLMSMNYGNFGARFNNLEPRIPYANDAANGDIEVAQVPWDNQYTTLGEANDVLKAIANGVQLPDGTDKYKALALWAQAGSLMQLALVFDKAFAVDETFDATKGAPTFQPYSAVSAFAQTKLDALIALTANQSWTYSSTEFPAQGGLTAEMLNRYANTMAAQLLAYTPRTAAEAAKVDWTKVLAYADKGIGTGSAGPPFDFTVVGDANLWWSEFMDYFDLPSWMMVDLKLIHQMAPNVPSSYTGAPAGGTAGYDAMWAPQQPADARLGTDLTNVNSYTAGTDDKTDFVYARQVQGSASRGIYMQSPYYHVRYIGVSWQANVSNLGPMPYTLAAENDLLKAEALIRTGGDRNLAAQLINNTRVNRGHLPPITASASDATFLQDITYEREVELDATDGFGFFALRHMDQLQPGTLKHLPVPATELETLNLPVYTYGGVGLPDMNMGSFTPGRSLALALSAYQAGPWRPLPLPSGRMMELPSPVIRRAPLRAISR